A single genomic interval of Microbacterium sp. LWO14-1.2 harbors:
- a CDS encoding alpha/beta hydrolase — protein sequence MTTPPAPVSIAAECDGIRIAAQMRGSGPAVLLLHGYPETKAMWDAVAGALAADHTVVAADLRGYGDSDKPRDASYAKRDMARDQVALMRGLGHDRFAVIGHDRGGRVGHRLALDHPEAVTALAVLDIVPTLHMFENVDRAMATAYFHWFFLARADGMPEALIGADRETWLRSRFTGRRHDGDALPDAFDEYLRCFDLDTVYASGADYRAAASVDLDHDRVDRSAGRVVTAPTLALWGAHSYVGRNFDVLSTWEPYAPGIAGRAIDADHYLAEEAPEPTASALRSFLAEVGA from the coding sequence ATGACCACACCTCCCGCTCCCGTGTCGATCGCGGCGGAGTGCGACGGCATCCGGATCGCGGCGCAGATGCGCGGTTCCGGACCCGCCGTCCTGCTGCTGCACGGCTACCCCGAGACCAAGGCGATGTGGGATGCCGTCGCGGGCGCCCTCGCCGCGGACCACACGGTCGTCGCCGCCGACCTGCGCGGCTACGGCGACTCCGACAAGCCGCGTGACGCGTCGTACGCCAAGCGCGACATGGCGCGCGACCAGGTCGCGCTCATGCGCGGTCTCGGTCACGACCGTTTCGCCGTCATCGGCCACGACCGCGGCGGTCGTGTCGGGCACCGACTGGCGCTCGACCACCCGGAGGCCGTGACGGCGCTCGCCGTGCTCGACATCGTGCCGACGCTGCACATGTTCGAGAACGTCGACCGTGCGATGGCCACCGCGTACTTCCACTGGTTCTTCCTCGCGCGCGCAGACGGGATGCCCGAGGCGCTGATCGGCGCGGACCGCGAGACGTGGCTCCGCAGCCGCTTCACCGGTCGACGCCACGACGGCGATGCCCTGCCCGATGCGTTCGATGAGTATCTGCGCTGCTTCGACCTCGACACCGTGTACGCCTCGGGCGCGGACTACCGCGCCGCGGCATCCGTCGATCTCGACCACGACCGCGTCGACCGCTCGGCGGGGCGAGTCGTCACCGCGCCGACCCTCGCCCTCTGGGGCGCGCACAGCTACGTCGGCCGCAACTTCGACGTGCTGTCGACCTGGGAGCCTTACGCCCCCGGTATCGCGGGACGAGCGATCGACGCCGACCACTACCTCGCCGAGGAGGCGCCGGAGCCCACGGCATCCGCACTCCGCTCCTTCCTCGCGGAGGTGGGCGCATGA
- a CDS encoding ABC transporter permease has translation MSGAGIAGREELLAEQDPQKAPTRQLLKGFLRHRLGVVSLVVLVILLVVCFGAAWIAPYPQGQQDLLTGPTPPSGAHWLGTDELGRDYLSEILFAGQISLAIGLAVALLATVVGTALGAIAGYLGGWIGELIMRITDLFLIVPAIALLAVILQGLGSSPTTIVFALTALGWTYIARVVRAQVLSLREKDFIDAARGIGASGFRIVVSHLLPNLAGVIAVAMSLAVASSIIAESTLSFLGFGVQPPQTSWGSMLSQAAGYVGTPQVYLLYFPGLFILVTVLCVNFIGDGLRDALDPQGKNL, from the coding sequence ATGAGCGGTGCAGGCATCGCCGGCCGGGAGGAGCTGCTCGCCGAGCAGGATCCGCAGAAGGCGCCGACCCGTCAGCTGCTGAAGGGGTTCCTGCGGCACCGGCTCGGTGTCGTGAGTCTCGTCGTCCTCGTCATCCTGCTCGTGGTCTGCTTCGGTGCTGCGTGGATCGCGCCGTACCCGCAGGGACAGCAGGACCTCCTGACCGGACCCACGCCGCCGTCGGGCGCGCACTGGCTCGGCACGGACGAGCTGGGGCGCGACTACCTCAGCGAGATCCTGTTCGCCGGGCAGATCTCCCTCGCGATCGGTCTCGCCGTCGCCCTCCTCGCCACCGTCGTCGGGACAGCGCTGGGTGCGATCGCCGGCTACCTCGGCGGATGGATCGGCGAGCTCATCATGCGCATCACCGACCTGTTCCTCATCGTCCCGGCGATCGCACTGCTCGCCGTCATCCTGCAGGGGCTCGGATCGTCGCCCACGACGATCGTGTTCGCCCTCACCGCGCTCGGCTGGACGTACATCGCCCGGGTCGTGCGGGCGCAGGTGCTGTCGCTGCGCGAGAAGGACTTCATCGACGCGGCGCGCGGCATCGGCGCATCCGGGTTCCGCATCGTCGTGTCGCATCTGCTGCCGAACCTCGCCGGGGTGATCGCGGTCGCGATGAGCCTCGCGGTGGCCTCGTCGATCATCGCCGAGTCGACCCTGAGCTTCCTCGGGTTCGGCGTGCAGCCGCCGCAGACGAGCTGGGGATCGATGCTCAGCCAGGCCGCGGGATACGTCGGCACGCCGCAGGTGTACCTGCTGTACTTCCCCGGCCTGTTCATCCTCGTCACCGTGCTCTGCGTCAACTTCATCGGAGACGGTCTCCGCGACGCCCTCGACCCGCAGGGGAAGAACCTATGA
- a CDS encoding histidine kinase: MEPSAEHPEAALPPLRALGASIRAVSPLTRPERWALLGVVGVAFAAHLIVSAVSGTDTADVLFQGLTTLVFAVAVWSPPVFAGVVILLAVSSLAVEAQQEAILALAIAAGIVMRTCSTAIRALYLAGFVGFAVWVHLAFPLAEPVSSFIAALIVAVCASIVGVVLRAVVTREIRVRRQLLRAEQARAEVVLEERRRVADDLHDIVAHDLVVISMHARLLERAEDEDERRHSERAIIDAARQALGDLRRVVMLVGDTANSAEPPRDQRGIVAAMSLLQDELRGAGFRVETDTEVDDEGDLDRLTSGALARIVREAGTNILKHAADEQPVAVALRRAPGEIRLSITNGVHAPSAPRDRSGSGYGLMRMRERAELLSGTVTAGPHGRTWRVEAVFPAE, encoded by the coding sequence ATGGAGCCGAGCGCCGAGCACCCAGAGGCGGCCCTCCCGCCTCTGCGAGCGCTGGGAGCATCGATACGCGCCGTGTCGCCGCTGACACGTCCCGAGCGGTGGGCGCTGCTCGGGGTCGTCGGAGTCGCGTTCGCCGCCCACCTCATCGTGAGCGCCGTATCGGGCACCGACACGGCCGATGTCTTGTTCCAAGGGCTCACGACGCTCGTTTTCGCGGTGGCTGTGTGGAGCCCGCCGGTCTTCGCCGGCGTCGTGATCCTGCTCGCGGTCTCCTCCCTCGCCGTCGAGGCGCAGCAGGAGGCCATCCTCGCGCTCGCGATCGCCGCCGGGATCGTCATGCGCACGTGCAGCACGGCGATCCGTGCGCTCTACCTCGCGGGATTCGTCGGATTCGCCGTCTGGGTGCACCTCGCGTTCCCCTTGGCGGAACCAGTCTCGAGTTTCATCGCCGCCCTCATCGTCGCCGTCTGCGCGAGCATCGTCGGCGTCGTGCTGCGCGCCGTGGTGACGCGGGAGATCCGGGTGCGACGCCAGCTTCTCCGCGCCGAACAGGCCCGTGCCGAGGTCGTGCTCGAAGAGCGCCGTCGCGTCGCCGACGACCTGCACGACATCGTCGCCCATGACCTCGTCGTGATCTCGATGCACGCCCGCCTCCTCGAACGAGCCGAAGACGAGGACGAGCGTCGGCACAGCGAACGCGCCATCATCGACGCGGCCCGGCAGGCGCTGGGCGACCTGCGCCGCGTCGTGATGCTCGTGGGCGACACCGCGAACTCAGCGGAGCCCCCGCGGGATCAGCGAGGGATCGTCGCCGCGATGTCGCTGCTGCAGGACGAGCTCCGCGGCGCCGGCTTCCGCGTCGAGACCGACACCGAGGTCGACGACGAGGGCGACCTCGACCGGTTGACCAGCGGGGCGCTGGCCCGGATCGTCCGCGAGGCCGGTACCAACATCCTCAAGCACGCCGCCGACGAGCAGCCGGTCGCTGTCGCCCTGCGCCGCGCTCCCGGCGAGATCCGCCTGTCCATCACGAACGGCGTGCACGCCCCGTCCGCTCCGCGCGACCGTTCAGGCAGCGGCTACGGACTCATGCGTATGAGGGAGAGGGCCGAGCTGTTGAGCGGCACCGTGACGGCAGGCCCGCACGGTCGCACCTGGCGTGTGGAGGCCGTGTTCCCGGCCGAGTGA
- a CDS encoding prolyl oligopeptidase family serine peptidase has translation MLEVPAVPSDEALDARFAVPYLLTVRPVPGPDDLALLVENHPHGARGRIWRAPAAPSDLLPFPVGVGAILTADARWVVDLDDGGGSEVGGLVAFAVDGSERVELTPGRAPYVLRGLESSFDGRSVVATVVDEDGFHVLVIPAAPWGEPRVVYSNPAEAWYGQISPDGALVSVDTTAHNPGIRRPLLTVVDGRTGEVVATLDDLPAGPVRGVRFASDAGDDRLLLNTERSGFSRPAIWSVRTGERVDFDLPDLAGEVVPVDWHSPSGRILAVHVDDGIHRLVEIDEASGDARVVAEGGSVFDPDVADLHPFQWASYFAPTGAVRAVRSTWDVPLHVEEIAADGTAVTLVEPAPVPPGRPLASAMVPSTDGTRVQLWWGRPEGDEPLGTVLTIHGGPNLVTVDSYDPSAQAWLDAGFAVASLNYRGSVTFGRAFREGFWGVGGDREIEDVAAAIGFLREQGLADPATTFITGASYGGHMTLLSVGRLPDLFAGGLAHVAVAEWSAAIDAMNPAVRSVWSSWVPPEMVEPFSAITYLDDVTASVWINQGDVDTRTPIVGVQRYVDELSARGGDVVLDVFEGGHEPTGLDAAAVDQRRMHELARRTRAGERWDG, from the coding sequence ATGCTCGAGGTCCCTGCAGTCCCGTCCGACGAGGCGCTCGATGCGCGCTTCGCGGTGCCGTATCTGCTGACGGTGCGGCCGGTGCCCGGCCCGGACGACCTCGCCCTCCTCGTCGAGAACCACCCCCACGGCGCACGCGGCCGCATCTGGCGTGCGCCCGCTGCGCCGAGTGACCTCCTTCCGTTCCCGGTCGGCGTCGGCGCGATCCTCACGGCGGATGCCCGCTGGGTGGTCGACCTCGACGACGGCGGCGGGTCGGAGGTCGGCGGCCTCGTCGCGTTCGCGGTCGACGGCTCCGAGCGCGTCGAGCTCACACCCGGCCGTGCCCCGTACGTCCTGCGCGGCCTCGAGTCGTCGTTCGACGGCCGCTCGGTCGTCGCGACGGTGGTCGACGAGGACGGCTTCCACGTGCTCGTGATCCCCGCAGCTCCGTGGGGCGAGCCCCGGGTCGTCTACTCGAACCCCGCGGAGGCCTGGTACGGGCAGATCTCCCCTGACGGCGCGCTCGTCTCCGTCGACACGACGGCGCACAATCCCGGCATCCGGCGTCCGCTGCTCACGGTCGTCGACGGTCGTACCGGCGAGGTCGTCGCGACTCTCGACGACCTCCCCGCCGGGCCCGTGCGCGGAGTGCGCTTCGCGTCGGATGCCGGTGACGACCGTCTCCTGCTGAACACCGAGCGCAGCGGGTTCTCGCGCCCCGCGATCTGGAGCGTCCGCACGGGGGAGCGCGTCGACTTCGACCTGCCCGATCTCGCCGGTGAGGTCGTCCCGGTCGACTGGCACTCCCCGAGCGGCCGGATCCTCGCCGTGCACGTCGACGACGGCATCCACCGCCTGGTCGAGATCGATGAGGCCTCCGGCGACGCGCGTGTGGTGGCGGAGGGCGGCAGCGTCTTCGACCCCGACGTCGCCGATCTGCATCCGTTCCAATGGGCGTCGTACTTCGCACCGACCGGCGCGGTGCGTGCCGTGCGCTCGACCTGGGACGTGCCGCTGCATGTCGAGGAGATCGCCGCCGACGGCACCGCGGTGACGCTGGTCGAGCCCGCGCCGGTGCCGCCGGGGCGTCCGCTCGCGTCCGCCATGGTGCCGAGCACCGACGGCACCCGAGTGCAGCTCTGGTGGGGGAGGCCGGAGGGCGATGAGCCGCTCGGCACGGTGCTGACCATCCACGGCGGGCCGAACCTCGTGACGGTCGACAGCTACGACCCCTCGGCGCAGGCCTGGCTGGATGCCGGGTTCGCCGTCGCCTCGCTCAACTACCGCGGGTCGGTCACCTTCGGCCGCGCGTTCCGGGAGGGCTTCTGGGGCGTCGGCGGCGATCGGGAGATCGAAGACGTCGCGGCGGCGATCGGCTTCCTGCGCGAGCAGGGCCTCGCCGATCCCGCGACGACGTTCATCACGGGGGCGTCCTACGGGGGCCACATGACCCTGCTGAGCGTCGGACGGCTGCCCGATCTGTTCGCGGGCGGCCTCGCGCACGTCGCGGTGGCGGAGTGGTCGGCGGCGATCGACGCGATGAACCCTGCGGTGCGCAGCGTGTGGAGCTCGTGGGTGCCGCCGGAGATGGTCGAGCCCTTCTCGGCCATCACCTACCTCGACGACGTGACGGCCTCCGTGTGGATCAACCAGGGCGACGTCGACACCCGCACTCCGATCGTCGGCGTGCAGCGGTACGTCGACGAACTGAGCGCGCGCGGCGGCGACGTCGTACTGGACGTCTTCGAGGGCGGGCACGAGCCCACCGGCCTGGATGCCGCGGCAGTCGACCAGCGCCGGATGCACGAGCTCGCCCGCCGCACCCGTGCGGGAGAGCGCTGGGACGGCTGA
- a CDS encoding M20 family metallopeptidase, protein MTAREVDRLAELVTIETPTGDAAGLAAAQQLIRSWISPVVGDDGELETVDGVTHLRWSGGEDPSVLLIGHVDTVFPTGTIAERPFQVEGDRATGPGVFDMKAGIVIMAAALERVARPERVAILLTSDEEVGSITSRVLIEREAARVGTVLVLEPSLDGALKIARRGGSIYRLAFTGRAAHAGLEPAKGRSALAELAHHVLALPHLADDDRGTTVSPTVAQAGTVTNVIPEHAELRIDVRAWTLDELERVDGRMQSLGAHTPDVRVDVHGGINRPPMEQSVSEELLACARRVAERLGHAEVEAVSAGGASDGNFTAAVGARTLDGLGPRGSGAHADHEWVSIASLHERIDLLAGMIEDLDAAARAGR, encoded by the coding sequence ATGACCGCGCGGGAGGTCGACCGGCTCGCCGAGCTGGTGACGATCGAGACGCCGACGGGGGATGCCGCGGGCTTGGCCGCCGCGCAGCAGCTCATCCGCTCGTGGATCAGCCCCGTCGTGGGCGACGACGGCGAGCTCGAGACCGTCGACGGCGTCACGCATCTGCGGTGGTCGGGTGGGGAGGATCCGAGCGTGCTGCTGATCGGCCACGTCGACACGGTCTTCCCGACCGGCACGATCGCCGAGCGCCCGTTCCAGGTCGAGGGCGACCGCGCCACCGGACCAGGTGTCTTCGACATGAAGGCGGGCATCGTCATCATGGCCGCCGCCCTCGAACGGGTCGCTCGCCCCGAACGCGTCGCGATCCTGCTCACGAGCGACGAAGAGGTCGGCTCGATCACGTCCCGTGTGCTGATCGAACGCGAGGCCGCCCGGGTGGGCACGGTGCTCGTGCTCGAGCCGAGCCTCGACGGGGCGCTCAAGATCGCTCGGCGCGGCGGCAGCATCTACCGTCTCGCCTTCACGGGACGCGCCGCGCACGCCGGACTCGAACCGGCGAAGGGGCGCAGTGCGCTCGCCGAGCTCGCCCACCACGTGCTGGCGCTGCCGCACCTCGCCGACGACGACCGTGGCACGACGGTGAGCCCGACCGTCGCGCAGGCGGGCACCGTCACCAATGTCATCCCCGAGCACGCCGAGCTGCGCATCGACGTGCGCGCGTGGACGCTCGACGAGCTCGAACGGGTCGACGGACGGATGCAGTCGCTCGGCGCTCACACGCCCGATGTGCGGGTCGACGTGCACGGCGGGATCAACCGGCCGCCCATGGAGCAGTCCGTGTCGGAGGAGCTGCTCGCGTGTGCGCGCCGTGTCGCCGAACGGCTGGGGCACGCCGAGGTCGAGGCGGTATCGGCGGGAGGAGCGTCGGACGGCAACTTCACCGCCGCGGTCGGCGCGAGGACCCTCGACGGGCTCGGCCCGCGCGGATCCGGTGCCCACGCCGACCACGAGTGGGTGTCGATCGCGTCGCTGCACGAGCGGATCGACCTGCTCGCCGGCATGATCGAGGACCTCGACGCCGCCGCACGCGCCGGTCGTTGA
- a CDS encoding ABC transporter permease, which yields MLTFITRRVLYSIPVIVVASFILFWAVRSTFDPLAKLRLAHDPSVIAREIERLGLDRSIPEQYFLWLRSMVVGDWGLSTRTGTPVLPLIGEALWPTLQLAFWGLLVAVLIAGAVSVYSAVRQYSLGDNLLTGASYIGIAMPAFWFGLILIQTFAVWPKEQFGLSEPPLFFIGLNSPGQSDPLDYLRHLVLPVAALMIALVASWSRFGRAAMLDALSSDYVRTARAKGVPRRQVIWRHAVRNSLAPFVTVVALDAAILIGGLVVTEQIFAIPGMGRLFLQSLVAGDVYVLLPWMIVVAVAVVVCNLIADIAYAVLDPRVRLS from the coding sequence GTGCTCACATTCATCACCCGACGGGTTCTCTACTCGATCCCGGTGATCGTCGTCGCCTCGTTCATCCTCTTCTGGGCCGTGCGCTCGACGTTCGATCCGCTGGCGAAGCTCCGTCTGGCGCACGACCCCTCGGTGATCGCACGCGAGATCGAGCGGCTCGGCCTCGACCGCAGCATCCCCGAGCAGTACTTCCTGTGGCTGCGATCGATGGTCGTCGGGGACTGGGGTCTCAGCACCCGCACCGGCACGCCGGTGCTGCCGCTCATCGGCGAGGCGCTGTGGCCGACGCTGCAGCTCGCGTTCTGGGGACTCCTGGTCGCCGTGCTGATCGCCGGCGCAGTGAGCGTGTACTCGGCCGTTCGGCAGTACTCGCTGGGCGACAACCTGCTGACGGGCGCCTCGTACATCGGCATCGCCATGCCCGCGTTCTGGTTCGGCCTCATCCTCATCCAGACCTTCGCGGTGTGGCCCAAGGAGCAGTTCGGCCTCAGCGAGCCGCCGCTGTTCTTCATCGGGCTGAACTCTCCGGGGCAGAGCGATCCGCTCGACTATCTCCGTCACCTCGTCCTCCCGGTGGCGGCGCTGATGATCGCGCTCGTCGCGTCGTGGAGCCGGTTCGGGCGCGCGGCCATGCTCGACGCGCTGTCCAGCGACTACGTCCGCACCGCGAGGGCGAAGGGCGTGCCGCGCCGCCAGGTCATCTGGCGGCACGCGGTGCGCAACTCCCTCGCCCCCTTCGTGACGGTCGTGGCCCTCGATGCGGCGATCCTCATCGGCGGACTCGTCGTGACCGAGCAGATCTTCGCGATCCCCGGCATGGGCCGCCTGTTCCTGCAGTCGCTCGTCGCGGGTGACGTGTACGTGCTGCTGCCCTGGATGATCGTGGTCGCCGTCGCGGTCGTCGTCTGCAACCTGATCGCCGACATCGCGTACGCGGTGCTCGACCCGAGAGTGAGGCTGTCATGA
- a CDS encoding helix-turn-helix domain-containing protein, translated as MATRKAADPAKKPAATSAAKATKATGRPRRARDSLSREIIVAAADRVVEREGLDRLTFQSIGEELGAHPTSIYRHFRDKDELLLALIDTLRARSYSGGMVATDDWLADLRAQAHLIHDHYMRYPEFALQMALRRPTDFSSMEFSIGALRRGGYDREQAALYARALGQLIRSASSIQAALTAIPAEVQDADELTWQMDRRRLDPEEYPEIAWAGEALPGIRDPRAWETALDLLLESIERHAPGV; from the coding sequence ATGGCGACACGGAAGGCCGCGGATCCGGCGAAGAAGCCGGCAGCGACATCCGCCGCGAAGGCGACCAAGGCGACCGGTCGCCCGCGCCGAGCCCGCGACTCGCTCAGCCGCGAGATCATCGTCGCCGCCGCCGACCGCGTCGTCGAGCGCGAGGGCCTCGACCGTCTCACATTCCAATCGATCGGCGAAGAGCTCGGCGCACACCCCACATCGATCTACCGGCACTTCCGCGACAAGGACGAACTGCTGCTCGCGCTCATCGACACGCTGCGAGCCCGCTCCTACAGCGGCGGCATGGTCGCGACCGACGACTGGCTCGCCGACCTGCGCGCCCAGGCGCACCTCATCCACGACCACTACATGCGCTACCCCGAGTTCGCGCTACAGATGGCGCTGCGCCGGCCCACCGACTTCTCCTCCATGGAGTTCTCCATCGGAGCGCTGCGCCGCGGCGGCTACGACCGCGAACAGGCCGCGCTGTATGCGCGAGCGCTCGGACAGCTGATCCGCTCGGCGTCGAGTATCCAGGCGGCACTCACCGCGATCCCCGCCGAGGTGCAGGATGCCGATGAGCTGACGTGGCAGATGGACCGCCGCCGCCTCGACCCGGAGGAGTACCCGGAGATCGCCTGGGCGGGCGAGGCCCTGCCCGGCATCCGCGACCCCCGCGCCTGGGAGACGGCCCTCGACCTGCTCCTGGAGAGCATCGAACGTCACGCCCCCGGGGTCTGA
- a CDS encoding ABC transporter substrate-binding protein, which translates to MSKSRLRTAVPASRRAVIAALTAAALVGSLAACTSSATTPEPSDVAVVDGGEIVIGAEQEPDCTDWIATCAGSIWGTYVMQIPTMPSVFQTRLVDDEWQPTPSDLVTGEPEVVVGDDGTQTITYSINPDAVWSDGEPITSADFAYTALQIRDGDDIFDKTGYDRITAVDSSDPATAVVTLSSAYAGWRTLFSVYGVMPSHLLEGQDRAAIMADGYDFSGGPWKIEKWTRGTSVTLVPNENYWGEKPHLDKVTFLFLPDTTAAFQALKSGQVSVLAPTPQLDALNQIEAGLPGIRSQVDARSGNLEAIWLNNAVAPFDSVAVRQALAYSIDRDAIVKRLFGSLGIDEAQQSFNSPMVAPFAADDFSQYSLDLDKVDELMQGDGWSKNGDGVWAKGGETATFSIKTLAGNKRRDLTVQVLQSQLADAGFEMTIDQVTPADLFGTIAPEGDFQAGIWALVDTFPDPTLSSTFSSVNIPSDANGFSGINFYRTDIEGLDDLLAQVDTEVDQDARVAASQEADALIAENVPSLPLDVVPNVLLWSEKVGGPLQINPIEGPFWNLAEWGLAG; encoded by the coding sequence ATGTCGAAATCACGCCTCCGCACCGCTGTACCCGCTTCGCGCCGCGCTGTCATCGCGGCCCTGACCGCCGCCGCCCTCGTCGGCTCGCTCGCCGCCTGCACCTCGTCGGCGACGACGCCCGAGCCGAGCGACGTCGCCGTCGTCGACGGCGGAGAGATCGTCATCGGCGCCGAGCAGGAGCCCGACTGCACCGACTGGATCGCGACCTGCGCCGGCTCGATCTGGGGCACGTACGTGATGCAGATCCCGACCATGCCGAGCGTGTTCCAGACCCGACTCGTCGACGACGAGTGGCAGCCCACCCCGTCCGACCTCGTCACGGGCGAGCCGGAGGTCGTCGTCGGCGACGACGGCACCCAGACCATCACGTACTCGATCAACCCCGACGCCGTGTGGTCGGACGGAGAGCCGATCACCTCGGCCGACTTCGCGTACACCGCGCTGCAGATCCGCGACGGCGACGACATCTTCGACAAGACGGGCTACGACCGCATCACCGCGGTCGACTCGTCCGACCCGGCGACCGCGGTGGTGACTCTGAGCTCCGCCTACGCCGGATGGCGCACTCTCTTCAGCGTCTACGGCGTGATGCCCTCCCACCTGCTCGAGGGGCAGGACCGCGCAGCCATCATGGCCGACGGGTACGACTTCAGCGGCGGCCCGTGGAAGATCGAGAAGTGGACGCGCGGCACCTCGGTCACGCTGGTTCCGAACGAGAACTACTGGGGTGAGAAGCCGCACCTCGACAAGGTCACGTTCCTCTTCCTGCCCGACACCACCGCGGCGTTCCAGGCGCTCAAGAGCGGCCAGGTCAGCGTCCTCGCTCCGACCCCGCAGCTCGATGCGCTGAACCAGATCGAGGCGGGGCTGCCCGGCATCCGTTCGCAGGTCGATGCGCGCAGCGGCAACCTCGAGGCGATCTGGCTGAACAACGCCGTCGCGCCCTTCGACTCGGTCGCGGTGCGTCAGGCTCTCGCGTACTCGATCGACCGCGACGCGATCGTCAAGCGACTGTTCGGCAGCCTCGGCATCGACGAGGCGCAGCAGAGCTTCAACTCCCCTATGGTCGCGCCGTTCGCCGCCGACGACTTCTCGCAGTACTCGCTCGACCTCGACAAGGTCGACGAGCTCATGCAGGGTGACGGCTGGTCGAAGAACGGCGACGGCGTCTGGGCCAAGGGCGGCGAGACCGCGACCTTCTCGATCAAGACGCTCGCCGGCAACAAGCGCCGCGACCTCACGGTGCAGGTGCTGCAGTCGCAGCTGGCGGATGCGGGATTCGAGATGACCATCGACCAGGTCACCCCCGCCGACCTGTTCGGCACGATCGCGCCCGAGGGCGACTTCCAGGCCGGCATCTGGGCGCTGGTCGACACGTTCCCCGACCCCACGCTGTCGTCGACCTTCTCGTCGGTGAACATCCCCAGCGACGCGAACGGCTTCTCGGGCATCAACTTCTACCGCACCGACATCGAGGGGCTGGACGACCTGCTCGCGCAGGTCGACACCGAGGTGGATCAGGATGCCCGGGTCGCGGCGTCGCAGGAAGCCGACGCGCTCATCGCCGAGAACGTGCCATCGCTGCCGCTCGACGTCGTGCCGAACGTGCTCCTGTGGAGCGAGAAGGTCGGCGGCCCGCTGCAGATCAACCCGATCGAGGGTCCGTTCTGGAACCTCGCCGAGTGGGGCCTGGCCGGCTGA
- a CDS encoding response regulator transcription factor produces MSRLRVVIADDESLLRRALTVFVSEADDIEVVGQAANGAEVVDLVRRLAPDVVMMDAQMPVLNGASATRAITSDHPSTAVLALTTFGSLDTIVPMLQAGAGGYLLKDSDPDDIIAAIRDVHRGLRVLSPAVAAMLVSSLSPATDARVTRLTETERLTPRESAVVALLAHGLSNAEIARTQSISEATVKSHLSNVMAKWDVRDRVQVLIRAVRAGIISFD; encoded by the coding sequence ATGAGTCGCCTCCGAGTGGTCATCGCGGACGATGAGTCGTTGCTGCGCCGGGCGCTCACGGTGTTCGTCAGCGAGGCGGACGACATCGAGGTCGTCGGCCAGGCGGCGAACGGCGCGGAAGTCGTCGATCTCGTACGGAGGTTGGCCCCGGATGTCGTGATGATGGACGCGCAGATGCCCGTACTCAACGGCGCCTCGGCCACGCGAGCCATCACGAGCGACCATCCATCGACCGCGGTGCTCGCGCTCACGACCTTCGGCTCGCTCGACACGATCGTGCCGATGCTGCAGGCCGGAGCCGGCGGATATCTGCTCAAGGACTCGGACCCTGACGACATCATCGCTGCGATCCGCGATGTGCACCGTGGGCTCCGGGTGCTGTCGCCGGCCGTCGCGGCCATGCTCGTATCGTCCTTGTCTCCGGCGACGGATGCACGGGTGACGCGGTTGACCGAGACAGAGCGCCTGACTCCGCGCGAGAGCGCGGTGGTCGCGCTCCTGGCCCACGGTCTGTCCAACGCCGAGATCGCGCGCACGCAAAGCATCAGCGAGGCGACGGTGAAGTCGCATTTGAGCAACGTCATGGCGAAATGGGATGTGCGCGACCGCGTTCAGGTCCTGATCCGCGCGGTGCGCGCCGGGATCATCAGCTTCGACTGA